The following coding sequences are from one Manis pentadactyla isolate mManPen7 chromosome 13, mManPen7.hap1, whole genome shotgun sequence window:
- the LOC118920021 gene encoding olfactory receptor 2T29-like: protein MEDTTWMANHSGRSEFILVGIFSQSQHPALLGTVIFVVFLMALSGNTILILLICSDARLHTPMYFFISQLSLMDVMYISVTVPKMLVDRVTCVNMILAPGCGMQMFHLTLCGSEFFLLAAMAYDRYAAICHPLRYTVLMNHRVCVLLASGCWLLGSVDGFLFTPITMNFPFCGSREVHHFFCEVPAVLKLSCSDTSLYETLMYLCCVLMLLIPVTIISGSYGFILLTIHRMNSAEGRKKAFATCSSHMTVVILFYGAAVYTYMLPSSYHTPEKDMVVSVFYTILTPVLNPLIYCLRNKDVTGALKKMLNVGPVFQETIK, encoded by the coding sequence ATGGAGGACACCACCTGGATGGCCAACCACTCAGGAAGGTCAGAGTTCATCTTGGTGGGAATCTTCAGTCAATCCCAACACCCAGCCCTCCTTGGCACGGTCATTTTTGTGGTTTTCCTGATGGCCTTGTCTGGAAACACCATCCTGATCCTTCTGATATGCTCTGATGCCcggctccacacccccatgtactttttcatcaGCCAGTTGTCTCTCATGGACGTAATgtacatttctgtcactgtgcCCAAGATGCTTGTGGACCGGGTCACGTGTGTGAACATGATCTTAGCCCCTGGATGTGGGATGCAGATGTTCCATTTGACACTATGTGGATCAGAATTTTTCCTCCTGGCcgccatggcctatgaccgctatgcagccatctgccatcctctccgtTACACTGTCCTCATGAATCACAGGGTGTGTGTCCTCCTGGCATCTGGCTGCTGGCTCCTGGGATCAGTGGATGGCTTCTTGttcactcccatcaccatgaactTCCCCTTCTGTGGATCCCGGGAggtccatcatttcttctgtgaggtCCCTGCTGTATTGAAGCTCTCCTGCTCAGACACTTCTCTGTATGAGACACTCATGTACCTCTGCTGCGTCCTAATGCTGCTCATCCCTGTGACCATCATTTCAGGCTCCTATGGTTTCATCCTCCTCACTATCCACAGGATGAACTCAGCAGAGGGTCGGAAGAAGGCCtttgccacctgctcctcccacatgaCTGTGGTCATCCTCTTCTATGGGGCTGCCGTCTACACCTACATGCTCCCCAGCTCCTACCACACCCCTGAGAAGGACATGGTGGTGTCTGTCTTTTACACCATACTCACTCCTGTGCTAAACCCTTTGATCTATTGTCTCAGAAATAAGGATGTCACAGGGGCTCTAAAGAAAATGTTGAATGTGGGACCTGTCTTTCAAGAAACCATAAAGTAG